A region from the Triticum aestivum cultivar Chinese Spring chromosome 3D, IWGSC CS RefSeq v2.1, whole genome shotgun sequence genome encodes:
- the LOC123078362 gene encoding exocyst complex component SEC15B-like has product MRRKLAGDAPASASAGGGSAPSEADLAQLSTAISAGEDLGPFVRRAFACGRPEPLLSSLRAVARDRESEIEELCRAHFHDFIRAVDDLRSLLADAEVLKGSLSASHSALLSSSAPLLASLESFLAARALAGNLSSALASSHRCVRLLALAARANDHLQAGNHSLYLALRAVDAIDLNLASRPDPLPLPALRRMLLSLVPAVRVHAEREISREFADWMVSIRAASRHLGQVAIGRSAAARQRQEELRSKHRPLEESITLDDDGAGDLDDFAAATATSDGSDGAAAASFDLTQLYRAMHIHQTLALGERFKKYYLENRKLQLTSDFDVIAATPFLESHQVFFAQIAGFFIVEDRVFRTGGGLTSRVDVDALWEAALGKMISVLEDNFSRMQTANHLLLITDYAALLAATMRRYSYPVGMLLDVLAKHRDKYHDLLLADCRRQVAEALAADKFDQMLMRKEYEYSMNVLAFGIQSSDITPAFPYVAPFSCTVPDICRIVRSFIEDSVSFMAHGGGGDTYAAVKKYLGRILSEVVNASIQKLVDSGSGLSVSQAMQVAANMSIMERACEFFTRHAAQLCGVPLRAVERGRRDFPLRKSRDAAEALLLRLLCSKVDEFMRQSDGVNWIADDPPAGGNEYANEVTIYLETLTSTAQQILPLPVLRRVLVAVLVHISERIIALFLNDSVKRFSASAVIGIDTDLKMFESFAENMSSLFLDSHQDSAASEMKSALVEPRQLVNLLMSNSPENFLNPVIREKSYNKLDYKKVAIISEKFRDTSESYFSTFGTRGARQNPKKKSLDTLIKRLREAS; this is encoded by the coding sequence ATGCGGCGCAAGCTCGCCGGCGACGCGCCAGCGTCGGCTTCGGCCGGCGGCGGCTCAGCCCCGTCCGAAGCAGACCTGGCGCAGCTCTCCACCGCCATCTCGGCGGGGGAGGACCTGGGCCCGTTTGTCCGGCGTGCGTTCGCCTGCGGGCGGCCGGAGCCGCTTCTATCCTCGCTCCGCGCCGTCGCGCGGGACCGCGAGTCCGAGATCGAGGAGCTCTGTCGCGCGCACTTCCACGACTTCATCCGCGCCGTCGACGACCTCCGCTCTCTTCTCGCCGACGCCGAGGTGCTCAAGGGCTCCCTCTCCGCCTCCCACTCCGCACTCCTGTCATCTTCAGCGCCGCTGCTTGCCTCGCTCGAGTCGTTCCTTGCCGCGCGAGCTCTCGCCGGGAACCTCTCATCCGCTCTCGCCTCCTCCCACCGCTGCGTCCGCCTGCTCGCGCTCGCCGCTCGGGCTAATGACCACCTCCAGGCCGGCAACCACAGTCTCTACCTCGCCCTCCGCGCCGTCGATGCCATTGATCTCAACCTTGCCTCTCGCCCCGACCCGCTGCCTCTTCCTGCCCTTCGCCGCATGCTGCTCAGCCTCGTACCCGCGGTGCGCGTCCACGCTGAGCGCGAGATCTCCAGGGAGTTCGCCGACTGGATGGTCAGCATCCGGGCTGCTTCGCGGCACCTTGGACAAGTGGCCATTGGCCGCTCAGCTGCCGCTAGGCAGCGCCAGGAGGAGCTCCGCTCCAAGCACCGCCCGCTGGAGGAGTCGATCACCCTGGACGATGACGGAGCTGGTGACCTCGACGACTTTGCTGCAGCCACGGCGACGTCTGATGGGTCGGATGGTGCCGCTGCAGCATCGTTTGACCTCACACAGCTCTACCGTGCCATGCACATACACCAGACACTGGCGCTTGGGGAGCGATTCAAGAAGTACTACCTGGAGAACAGGAAGCTCCAGCTAACATCCGACTTCGATGTGATTGCGGCAACACCATTCCTCGAGTCTCATCAGGTGTTCTTCGCGCAGATTGCTGGATTTTTTATTGTCGAGGACCGTGTGTTTCGAACAGGGGGTGGACTTACATCCCGGGTGGATGTAGATGCATTGTGGGAGGCTGCACTAGGAAAGATGATCTCCGTGCTGGAAGATAACTTCTCCAGGATGCAGACAGCAAACCATCTGCTTCTCATAACTGATTATGCTGCCTTGCTTGCTGCCACAATGAGGAGATATAGTTATCCAGTTGGGATGCTACTCGACGTGCTGGCTAAGCATCGGGACAAGTACCATGACTTGCTGCTTGCTGATTGCCGGAGACAGGTGGCAGAGGCACTGGCTGCAGATAAGTTTGATCAGATGCTCATGAGGAAGGAGTATGAGTATTCAATGAATGTGCTTGCTTTTGGGATTCAGAGCTCTGATATCACACCGGCATTCCCATATGTCGCGCCGTTTTCATGCACTGTGCCAGATATTTGTCGTATTGTGCGGTCATTCATTGAGGACTCGGTGAGCTTCATGGCGCATGGGGGCGGTGGTGACACATATGCAGCGGTGAAGAAGTACCTTGGTCGGATACTCTCAGAGGTTGTGAATGCTTCGATACAGAAGCTTGTGGATTCAGGCAGTGGTCTCAGTGTCTCTCAGGCAATGCAGGTTGCTGCAAACATGTCCATAATGGAGCGTGCGTGTGAGTTTTTTACACGCCATGCAGCGCAATTGTGTGGTGTGCCTCTACGCGCAGTAGAGCGTGGGCGGCGTGACTTTCCACTTCGCAAGTCTCGTGATGCTGCAGAGGCGCTTCTGCTGCGGCTATTGTGTTCCAAGGTTGATGAATTCATGCGGCAATCTGATGGTGTCAACTGGATAGCTGATGACCCACCTGCTGGGGGCAATGAGTATGCCAATGAGGTCACTATCTATCTGGAGACTCTTACTTCAACTGCTCAACAGATCCTTCCGCTTCCAGTGCTCCGTCGTGTTCTTGTTGCAGTTCTTGTGCATATCTCTGAGAGGATTATTGCCCTATTCTTGAATGACTCAGTGAAGCGGTTTAGTGCTAGCGCGGTCATCGGTATAGATACTGATCTTAAAATGTTTGAGTCATTCGCAGAGAACATGTCGAGCCTGTTCCTGGACTCTCATCAGGATTCTGCAGCAAGTGAAATGAAGTCTGCACTGGTGGAGCCGAGGCAGCTGGTGAATCTTCTTATGAGCAACAGCCCAGAGAACTTCCTTAACCCAGTGATCCGTGAGAAGAGCTACAATAAGCTTGATTATAAAAAGGTGGCAATTATCTCGGAGAAGTTCAGGGATACCTCAGAGAGCTATTTCTCAACATTTGGAACTAGGGGTGCTAGGCAGAATCCAAAGAAGAAATCTCTGGATACCCTTATCAAGAGGCTTCGAGAAGCTAGCTAG